Proteins encoded together in one Planifilum fulgidum window:
- a CDS encoding GrpB family protein: protein MDKGRWIDSPMDDAKPARDAEEYLKKVTVGELKPHNAPIALVEYDPRWPGLFEREADRIRSALGDRALRVEHVGSTSVPGLCAKPVIDILLVVPDSSDEASYVPALEAAGYKLRIREPEWFEHRLFKGPDTDINLHVFSEGASEIERMLCFRDWLRTYEEDREKYARVKRELARRSWRHVQDYADAKGDVVREILDRACKNR, encoded by the coding sequence ATGGATAAAGGAAGGTGGATCGATTCCCCGATGGATGATGCCAAACCGGCCCGGGATGCGGAAGAATACCTGAAAAAAGTGACGGTGGGCGAGCTGAAGCCCCACAACGCGCCCATCGCCCTGGTCGAGTACGACCCGCGCTGGCCCGGGCTTTTCGAGCGGGAGGCCGATCGGATCCGCTCCGCCCTCGGCGACCGGGCGCTCCGGGTGGAACACGTGGGCTCCACCTCGGTGCCGGGACTCTGTGCCAAGCCCGTCATCGACATCCTGCTGGTCGTGCCGGACTCCTCCGACGAAGCCTCCTATGTCCCGGCCCTGGAGGCTGCGGGCTACAAGCTCCGGATCCGGGAGCCCGAATGGTTCGAACACCGCCTGTTCAAGGGGCCCGACACCGACATCAACCTGCATGTCTTCAGCGAGGGCGCGTCGGAAATCGAGCGGATGCTGTGCTTTCGCGACTGGCTTCGCACCTACGAGGAAGATCGGGAAAAATACGCCCGCGTCAAGCGCGAATTGGCCCGGCGCAGTTGGCGACACGTGCAGGACTACGCGGACGCCAAGGGCGATGTCGTCCGGGAAATCCTGGACAGGGCATGCAAAAACCGATAG
- a CDS encoding anthranilate synthase component II, with the protein MILVIDNYDSFTYNLVQYLGELGESPEVHRNDRITPEEIEGMAPEAIILSPGPGKPEEAGVCPELVRRFAGRFPILGVCLGHQVIAHVFGGKVVRAGRLMHGKTSPILHDGKTLFRGMPSPFEAMRYHSLIVDRESLPAELLVSAVTPEGEVMALRHRDYPLEGVQFHPESVGTPEGKRLLTNFLDAHLPGRPARAV; encoded by the coding sequence ATGATTCTGGTGATCGACAATTACGATTCCTTTACCTATAATCTGGTGCAGTATCTGGGAGAGCTGGGGGAATCCCCGGAGGTGCACCGGAACGACCGGATCACTCCGGAGGAGATCGAAGGGATGGCTCCAGAGGCCATCATTCTTTCTCCGGGACCGGGCAAGCCGGAGGAGGCGGGGGTGTGTCCGGAGCTGGTCCGCCGCTTTGCCGGCCGCTTTCCCATCCTGGGCGTCTGCCTGGGTCACCAGGTCATCGCCCACGTCTTTGGCGGGAAGGTGGTCCGGGCCGGCCGGCTGATGCACGGGAAAACCTCCCCGATCCTGCACGACGGGAAAACCCTGTTTCGGGGGATGCCTTCCCCCTTCGAGGCGATGCGCTACCACTCCCTGATTGTCGACCGGGAGAGCCTGCCGGCGGAACTTTTGGTCAGTGCCGTAACGCCGGAAGGGGAAGTGATGGCCCTGCGCCACCGGGACTACCCCCTGGAGGGCGTCCAGTTCCATCCGGAATCGGTGGGGACTCCGGAGGGCAAAAGGCTGCTCACCAACTTTTTGGATGCGCATTTGCCCGGCCGTCCGGCCCGGGCCGTGTGA
- the folP gene encoding dihydropteroate synthase, with protein MSGTTSMIHPPREPLKAGSHLLPIHRRTLVMGILNVTPDSFSDGGRYNRLDRAVSHARRMVEEGADLIDVGGESTRPGHEPVPLEEELERVIPVIEALVREVDVPLSVDTYKAEVARQALEAGAHIINDVWGCRRDPEMARVAARFDVPIVLMHNRELPTAYDSLLDDICADLLESVRIAREAGVKEERIILDPGIGFGKTYEENLEVMRRLERIVELGYPVLLGTSRKSMIGKTLDLPTDQRVEGTAATVALGIAKGCRIVRVHDVREMVRVARMTDAILYGPEAVRD; from the coding sequence ATGAGCGGCACCACTTCCATGATCCATCCGCCCAGGGAACCCTTGAAAGCCGGTTCCCACCTCCTTCCCATCCACCGGCGCACCCTGGTGATGGGCATCCTGAACGTGACCCCGGACTCCTTCTCCGACGGGGGCCGGTACAACCGGCTGGACCGGGCCGTATCCCATGCCCGCCGGATGGTGGAGGAGGGGGCGGACCTGATTGACGTGGGGGGCGAATCGACCCGTCCCGGGCATGAACCGGTTCCCCTGGAGGAGGAGCTGGAGCGGGTGATTCCCGTGATTGAGGCCCTCGTCCGGGAGGTGGACGTCCCCCTCTCCGTCGACACCTACAAGGCGGAGGTGGCCCGGCAGGCCCTGGAGGCGGGCGCCCACATCATCAACGACGTGTGGGGCTGCAGGCGGGATCCGGAGATGGCCCGGGTGGCGGCCCGCTTCGATGTGCCGATCGTCCTGATGCACAACCGGGAACTGCCGACGGCCTATGATTCCCTTTTGGACGACATCTGCGCCGATCTGTTGGAAAGCGTGCGGATCGCCCGGGAGGCGGGCGTCAAGGAGGAGCGGATCATCCTCGACCCGGGGATCGGCTTCGGCAAAACCTATGAGGAGAACCTCGAGGTGATGCGCCGGCTGGAGCGGATCGTCGAGCTCGGCTATCCGGTGCTGCTCGGCACATCCCGGAAGTCGATGATCGGCAAGACCCTCGACCTGCCCACGGACCAGCGCGTCGAGGGGACCGCGGCCACCGTCGCCCTGGGCATCGCCAAGGGGTGCCGGATCGTCCGGGTGCACGACGTGCGGGAAATGGTCCGGGTCGCCCGCATGACCGATGCGATCCTGTACGGCCCCGAAGCGGTCAGGGATTGA